In Mustela lutreola isolate mMusLut2 chromosome 1, mMusLut2.pri, whole genome shotgun sequence, one genomic interval encodes:
- the CEP295 gene encoding centrosomal protein of 295 kDa isoform X6 gives MEQYQKAHVRGFQAMKKIHLAQTQEKLMKELEQLQQEDLARRRQTVAQMPPQLIELPYKRSEMKEDWQRELEFAFEDMYNADRKVKGNLILHLEPEPLPTVTDQIQDEELDLSMEQESLGETENSPVTEAETICSSEAEVPLAIKTHQVPSKILFKKLLNKIRSQKSLWTIKSMSEDESEVITALSETESKAPTVESGGTVGEERTSSSGQEQVAESDTLTIDSGPLTSEEKPLSLDTDSEKEQEMKEAQPITAVAQSSILLHPQEEASRIRMAARQKQIMEIEEQKQKQLELLEQIERQKLRLETDCFRAQLEEERRKRTQQIGVGTAPAPCTVTYDEDNHRQMIHNYQHQLLQQNRFHRQSVETARKRLLEYQTMLKGKYSSGLATSLTSDSVKSVLPQNTERPTVISEHWDQGQRPKLSPNKYLPVPSIQISRSEEDHFQIPRQSLFPQRQVEIDMVINSDVLKAKQSLESKEQPKQFSRSEVQQRGYKLVHKDSHILSKPLSHDRLLIIQDPKEIAEISRATTSQTLDPQQRFSENKESIPSKLTKRSSFQPAAAEHAFSSLPATVESGKIQESFVARNNSTVSISPSVISHMQGKSLPTSENITAHLGNLKALQEQLDLQKEVLRSRQEAQERLLLYKQKELEGQTGLSVSLPLVSLDSFSTLPSARAESGSIQESFPTRDDTAVPLGHLGVPQLPDRLWSFSQPILSQPDNFNFLQEQFHIQRDSLQARREAQEVSCVHKQSELGGRIWSEQTAPPSLPSQVAQHTFTSLPSTCTGKIQLQYSSESVKGLLSSQSENQKSRDGSLSFLQQFFPLHDSLQLLREQVTTQSNALQARQEVQAELLLHRQRDLDESGQMGSSLPPAAAPCLVASQASAKTEPRRIENFDLSEKESVIPSSHPVIPASQDGPHSFPQHNLPRQENLTALQEQSHTHRVMLGAEQETREFVHKPHELEKTVSSEQTSTSISLSQVAESERCQEFMPGKSDSAVPLSSSTIPRFQERCLGFLQPTLPLQDNLEEHQEWLDTEKAALHFSQKSQGKVSLEQTDSSFEPQVGQPSFTSLPSAESGTTQEPPSTESDSKSLSSHLQIPQLQDRLWRISQLIRPQQDNLKALGERLATQREAIIQSRQEAQEELLLHKQSEWKQGRSPEHVGSSSFSPPVVQHSLASLPLSESGRTQEPCSTTSDNTASSRHSEKPGLPDRLFGLSQPVLPEQDHLIALQQEHLHAQSNSLPCGKKPQKYLVLPRQYEFEEKLSSEHFVQLPHGDLKVLQEQLEIQRKAIRSRQEVQEELILQRLSKLEKRVSSEQISSSSVSQVAPPVADSERIQKPLTTKSDSTVASSHSKISASQDRLPSPSPPVLPSQGILAARLDFEREVVHSNEKGQEELLNNQTKLTASESCEHPIPYLFLPTEKKHPFIPLPFAEVKSKNHDELYSSKNEQAALSSNSMTPRLQDRLVCFSQPVLTLQDNLGLQKQLDLQKKVLHYSHKAQEELLVQRQTTLQQQVQKHQETLRDFFKYSQISKPTAEGDTETQKLREWLPVLQDLARADQEGISPANRSNSGDNHQLLSEESGVQQSGEHLDKELGRRSSKPPVAKVKCGLDLNQHELSAIPEVESPASGRTSILGKPDFYQDRDPLRVSISREQSFFGSPLNCDAFGCLDPIAQEYVCNDESKETVKVKEAMAENHAVEEEQIYLSPTMKLDNAETEEIYHEPLSSVTVSTGSFLSYENTDLSLTDPGSFSELDPREQESTTGKEEERDILSSVLPSSQVHCQRQDSQEVLQALLPAVEKFTPGKTHMQQMIGKHRNEANLMTEKNRLEVDLDFPELEHTFPNLHRQLFKPLEPHPDFDISSYSGISQDSRDFYQNSDSSCESHHTVATPRSTVSFTALKTSLNSSNTSPNQQLDPPLAHAAAQIFATEKTEGSEQSFQQLLPEFSSQEGSQHIDLPSIFSIEARDSSQGMESQNYSEQTEIQNKKKSVHFHLCVENLQSSVFSSSDEANVFHPLSLQYSTPCGSTSSECSTKAQPQGRKERLGFEEPSERGLDGDKTESLGVLNINSHVEEMDSQSCVRTVERGTSVQAPYSVENEKYFKNSTKTETPKIPGNLSHLGESELFLSSGSLQSSIPVWETESGHGIIEEPELTLLSTSDISIAEMDLANLTLEERKGNEAKSSSQVSELLPFVTVTETLDYPDVSEHCTEEHMFVSAETPPKIIALPGSLQEAFIKRKKSFIERSSQRQKEIKNKIRISENSQIKIAKEKPTGSSVNCLKGVNKVKVRVSLPEDRKTAEALMHQRALRSYNQLAEVKQQREEKAKQDAYTQNRARAKEFHKQTLEKLRAKNTC, from the exons ATGGAACAGTATCAAAAGGCTCATGTGCGGGGATTTCAAGCAATGAAAAAGATCCATTTGGCTCAA ACTCAGGAGAAACTAATGAAAGAACTCGAACAACTCCAACAAGAGGACCTGGCACGTAGGAGACAGACTGTGGCACAGATGCCACCACAACTCATTGAGCTTCCATACAAACGCAGTGAAATGAAAGAAGACTGGCAGAGAGAGCTGgaatttgcctttgaagacatgtaCAATGCAGACAGGA AAGTGAAAGGAAACCTGATTTTGCACCTCGAACCGGAACCTTTGCCCACTGTGACTGATCAGATCCAAGATGAAGAACTGGACCTTTCAATGGAACAAGAAAGTTTAGGAGAAACTGAAAATAGTCCAGTTACAGAAGCCGAAACAATATGTTCCAGTGAAGCAGAAG ttccCTTGGCAATAAAGACCCACCAGGTCccttcaaaaattctttttaaaaaattattaaataagatCCGAAGCCAAAAATCTCTCTGGACGATTAAATCCATGTCTGAGGATGAAAGTGAAGTGATTACAGCTCTTAGTGAAACTGAGAGTAAAGCACCAACAGTTGAATCAGGAGGAACTGTTGGCGAGGAGAGGACGTCATCCTCTGGGCAGGAACAAG TTGCTGAAAGTGATACTTTAACAATTGACTCTGGACCACTTACTAGTGAAGAGAAACCACTTTCATTGGATACAGACTCTGAAAAGGaacaag AAATGAAGGAAGCTCAGCCTATCACAGCTGTAGCTCAGAGTTCAATTCTACTTCATCCTCAAGAAGAAGCATCCAGAATTAGAATGGCAGCAAGGCAGAAACAG ATAATGGAAAtagaagaacaaaagcaaaagcagttGGAATTACTTGAACAAATTGAACGACAGAAGTTAAGATTAGAAACTGATTGCTTCAGGGCTCagctggaagaagaaaggaggaaaagaacacAACAGATTGGG GTTGGCACTGCTCCAGCACCATGCACGGTAACTTATGATGAAGATAATCATAGGCAGATGATTCATAACTATCAACATCAGCTTTTACAGCAGAACAG gtTTCACAGACAGTCTGTTGAAACAGCCAGGAAACGATTACTTGAATATCAGACTATGTTAAAAGGAAAGTACTCATCTGGGTTAGCCACTTCACTGACATCTGATTCTGTTAAATCAGTACTGCCACAGAATACTGAGAGACCCACTGTTATATCAGAGCATTGGGATCAAGGTCAGAGACCCAAGTTGAGTCCTAACAAATATCTGCCTGTACCATCCATACAGATCTCCAGATCAGAAGAAGATCATTTTCAGATTCCAAGACAAAGTCTCTTTCCACAAAGACAGGTAGAAATAGACATGGTAATCAATTCAGATGTTTTAAAAGCCAAGCAGTCTTTGGAATCAAAGGAACAGCCTAAGCAGTTCTCACGGAGTGAAGTACAACAGAGAGGCTATAAATTGGTTCATAAAGATTCTCATATACTTTCAAAGCCTTTGTCACATGATAGGCTGCTAATAATACAGGATCCTAAAGAAATAGCTGAAATATCTCGGGCAACAACTTCTCAAACTTTAGATCCCCAGCAGAGGTTCTCAGAGAACAAGGAAAGTATACCCTCCAAGCTAACTAAACGTTCTTCATTCCAGCCAGCGGCAGCTGAGCATGCTTTTAGTTCTCTGCCTGCTACAGTTGAATCTGGAAAAATCCAGGAATCCTTTGTAGCCAGGAACAACAGTACAGTTTCTATAAGTCCTTCTGTAATCAGCCACATGCAGGGTAAGTCTTTGCCAACCTCAGAAAATATCACAGCCCACCTGGGTAATTTGAAGGCTCTCCAAGAACAGTTAGACCTACAGAAGGAGGTTCTTCGGTCAAGACAGGAAGCTCAGGAACGATTGCTTTTGTACAAACAGAAAGAATTGGAAGGACAAACtggcctctctgtctcccttccaTTAGTATCTCTGGATTCATTCTCTACATTGCCTTCTGCCAGAGCTGAATCGGGGAGCATCCAGGAATCTTTTCCAACCAGGGATGATACTGCAGTTCCCTTAGGCCATCTTGGGGTCCCACAACTTCCGGATAGGCTTTGGAGTTTTTCACAACCTATCTTATCACAGCCAGATAATTTTAACTTTCTCCAAGAACAGTTTCATATTCAGAGGGACAGCCTTCAGGCTAGGCGAGAAGCCCAAGAGGTGTCATGTGTACATAAACAGAGTGAATTGGGTGGAAGAATATGGTCTGAACAGACTGcgcccccttctctcccttcgCAGGTAGCTCAGCATACATTTACTTCACTTCCTTCTACTTGCACTGGAAAGATCCAGCTGCAGTATTCATCTGAGAGCGTGAAGGGTCTTCTCTCAAGCCAGTCTGAAAACCAGAAATCTCGGGATGGGTCTTTGAGTTTCCTACAGCAGTTCTTCCCTTTGCATGATAGTTTGCAGTTGCTCCGAGAACAGGTGACTACACAGAGCAATGCCCTTCAGGCCAGGCAGGAAGTCCAGGCAGAATTGCTTCTGCATAGACAGAGGGATTTGGATGAGTCTGGGCAAATGGGTTCTTCACTTCCACCAGCGGCTGCTCCATGTTTAGTTGCTTCACAAGCTTCTGCTAAAACTGAACCTAGAAGAATTGAGAACTTTGATTTATCTGAAAAGGAGAGTGTTATTCCCTCTAGTCATCCGGTAATCCCAGCATCTCAGGATGGGCCTCACAGTTTTCCACAGCATAACCTGCCAAGGCAAGAAAATTTGACAGCACTCCAAGAACAGTCGCATACACACAGGGTAATGCTTGGTGCTGAACAAGAAACTCGGGAATTTGTACACAAACCACATGAATTAGAGAAAACGGTTTCTTCTGAACAGACTAGCACCTCTATATCCCTGTCCCAGGTAGCTGAGTCTGAAAGATGCCAGGAGTTTATGCCAGGCAAGAGTGACAGTGCAGTTCCCTTAAGCTCTTCTACGATCCCGAGGTTTCAGGAAAGATGTCTGGGATTTTTACAGCCTACACTACCTCTGCAAGATAACTTGGAGGAACACCAAGAATGGCTGGACACAGAGAAGGCGGCCCTTCACTTCAGCCAGAAAAGCCAAGGAAAGGTATCTTTGGAACAAACTGACTCCTCATTCGAGCCCCAGGTAGGGCAGCCTTCATTTACTTCGTTACCTTCTGCTGAGTCTGGTACAACCCAGGAGCCTCCTTCAACTGAGAGTGACAGCAAAAGTCTTTCAAGCCATCTTCAGATCCCACAGTTGCAGGATAGGCTTTGGAGGATATCACAGCTTATTCGGCCTCAGCAAGATAATTTGAAGGCGCTCGGGGAAAGGTTAGCTACACAGAGAGAAGCTATCATTCAGTCTAGACAGGAAGCTCAGGAAGAATTACTTCTGCACAAACAGAGTGAGTGGAAGCAAGGAAGATCTCCTGAGCATGTTGGCTCCTCTTCCTTCTCACCCCCTGTTGTACAGCATTCGCTTGCTTCATTACCTCTTAGTGAATCTGGGAGAACCCAAGAACCTTGTTCAACTACGAGTGATAATACAGCTTCCTCAAGACATTCTGAGAAACCGGGTCTGCCTGATAGGCTTTTCGGTTTATCACAGCCTGTTTTACCTGAACAAGATCACTTGATTGCACTTCAGCAAGAACACTTGCATGCACAAAGCAATTCTCTTCCGTGTGGCAAAAAACCCCAGAAATACTTGGTTTTGCCCAGACAATATGAATTTGAGGAGAAGTTATCTTCTGAGCATTTTGTCCAGCTTCCCCATGGTGATTTGAAAGTACTTCAGGAGCagttagaaatacaaagaaaagccaTTCGATCTAGACAGGAAGTCCAAGAAGAATTAATTTTGCAAAGACTAAGTAAATTGGAGAAAAGGGTATCCTCTGAGCAGATTAGCTCTTCATCGGTATCCCAGGTAGCACCACCTGTTGCTGACTCTGAAAGAATCCAAAAGCCTCTTACAACCAAAAGTGACAGTACTGTTGCCTCAAGTCACTCCAAGATCTCAGCATCCCAGGATAGACTTCCGAGTCCATCACCGCCTGTTCTGCCTTCACAGGGTATTTTGGCAGCACGGTTGGACTTCGAGAGGGAAGTGGTGCATTCTAATGAGAAGGGCCAGGAAGAACTGTTAAACAATCAAACAAAATTGACTGCAAGTGAATCTTGCGAGCATCCTATTCCCTATTTGTTTTTACCCACAGAAAAGAAGCATCCATTTATTCCACTCCCTTTTGCTGAAGTTAAATCTAAAAACCATGATGAATTGTATTCATCTAAGAATGAACAGGCAGCTCTCTCAAGCAATTCCATGACCCCCAGACTTCAAGATAGACTTGTGTGTTTTTCACAACCTGTCTTAACTCTGCAAGATAACCTAGGACTTCAGAAGCAGTTGGATCTACAAAAGAAAGTTCTGCATTATAGCCACAAAGCCCAAGAAGAATTGCTTGTACAGAGACAGACAACACTGCAGCAGCAGGTACAGAAACATCAAGAGACTTTGagggatttctttaaatatagtcAG ATAAGTAAGCCCACAGCTGAAGGTGATACAGAAACTCAGAAGCTCAGAGAGTGGCTTCCTGTTCTCCAAGACCTAGCAAGGGCTGATCAGGAAGGCATCAGTCCTGCGAATAGGAGCAACTCTGGTGATAATCATCAGCTGCTTTCAGAAGAGAGTGGTGTCCAGCAAAGTG GTGAGCATCTGGACAAAGAACTGGGCAGAAGATCCTCAAAGCCACCTGTAGCAAAAGTGAAATGTGGATTGGACTTGAACCAGCATGAACTCAGTGCTATACCAGAGGTAGAGTCaccagcaagtggcagaacatCTATACTAG gtAAACCAGATTTTTATCAAGACAGGGACCCCCTAAGGGTTTCAATAAGCCGAGAACAAAGTTTCTTTGGGAGCCCACTGAACTGTGATGCATTTGGTTGTCTTGACCCTATTGCCCAGGAATACGTTTGTAATGATGAGTCCAAGGAAACAG TAAAGGTCAAGGAGGCTATGGCTGAGAATCATGCCGTGGAGGAAGAACAGATATATCTGAGTCCAACTATGAAGCTGGATAAT GCTGAAACAGAAGAGATTTATCATGAGCCGTTATCATCAGTAACTGTTTCTACTGGGAGCTTTTTAAGTTACGAAAACACGGATCTGAGCCTTACAGATCCAG GGTCATTTTCAGAGCTGGACCCCAGGGAACAAGAATCTACCACTggtaaagaagaggaaagagatatTTTAAGTTCTGTACTTCCCTCATCACAAGTTCATTGTCAAAGGCAGGATTCTCAGGAAGTTCTTCAAGCTCTGTTGCCTGCAGTGGAAAAGTTTACACCTGGTAAGACACACATGCAGCAGATGATAGGCAAGCACAGAAATGAAGCAAATCTGATGACTGAAAAAAACAGACTTGagg TTGACCTGGACTTTCCGGAGTTGGAACACACTTTTCCAAATTTGCATCGTCAGCTATTTAAACCCTTAGAACCACATCCAGATTTTGATATATCATCATATTCTGGGATTTCTCAAGACAGCAGAGACTTTTACCAG AACTCAGATTCTTCGTGTGAAAGCCACCACACTGTTGCAACACCCAGAAGCACAGTTTCTTTTACAGCACTGAAAACCAGCCTGAATTCTTCTAACACAAGCCCAAACCAGCAGCTGGACCCTCCTTTGGCTCATGCTGCTGCTCAGATATTTGCCACAGAAAAGACTGAAG GATCTGAACAATCTTTTCAACAGCTTCTGCCAGAATTTTCTTCACAGGAGGGGAGCCAACATATTGATCTACCAAGTATTTTTAGCATTGAAGCAAGAGATTCTTCCCAAGGCATGGAAAGTCAGAACTATTCTGAACAGACtgaaatacaaaataagaaaaaaagtgttcATTTCCACCTCTGTGTAGAAAATTTACAGAGTTCAGTTTTCAGTTCCTCTGATGAGGCTAATGTATTTCATCCCTTAAGTCTACAGTATAGCACGCCGTGTGGGTCTACCTCTAGTGAGTGCTCAACAAAAGCCCAACcccaaggcagaaaagaaagacTGGGCTTTGAAGAACCATCAGAAAGAGGACTTGATGGAGATAAAACTGAAAGCCTTGgggttttaaatataaattcacatGTGGAGGAAATGGATTCTCAATCCTGTGTCAGAACAGTAGAAAGGGGAACTTCAGTTCAAGCACCATATTCTGTTGAGAatgaaaagtattttaagaattCCACTAAGACAGAAACTCCAAAAATCCCAGGAAACCTTTCTCACCTAGGAGAGTCAGAGCTCTTTTTAAGTTCTGGATCATTACAGAGCTCTATTCCAGTGTGG GAGACAGAGTCTGGCCATGGTATAATAGAAGAACCAGAGCTTACATTACTAAGCACCAGTGATATCAGTATTGCTGAAATGGATCTTGCAAATCTAACactagaagaaaggaaaggaaatgaggcAAAAAGCAGTTCTCAG GTGAGTGAACTTCTACCTTTTGTAACAGTAACAGAAACCTTGGATTATCCAGATGTATCTGAACACTGCACGGAGGAGCACATGTTTGTGTCTGCAG aaaccccTCCAAAGATTATAGCTCTACCTGGGAGCTTACAAGAAGCatttataaagaggaaaaaatcattTATAGAAAGATCctcccagagacagaaagaaataaagaataaaattcgTATTTCTGAAAATTCTCAAATCAAAATAGCTAAGGAGAAACCTACAG GCTCATCTGTGAATTGCCTGAAGGGTGTGAATAAAGTTAAGGTTAGAGTGTCACTTCCTGAAGACAGAAAGACTGCAGAAGCCCTCATGCATCAAAGAGCCCTAAG ATCATACAATCAGCTAGCTGAAGTCAAAcagcaaagggaagagaaagcaaagcaagatGCATACACCCAAAACAGAGCAAGGGCTAAAGAATTTCATAAG CAAACACTGGAGAAACTTAGAGCCAAAAATACATGCTGA